The following DNA comes from Anopheles arabiensis isolate DONGOLA chromosome 3, AaraD3, whole genome shotgun sequence.
gctgccgccgccgccgttaaGACCGTGGCCCTGGCTGTCGTCCCGCGATGGGGACAGAAGGgacagccgcacacacacactcggcgaTGTTTGATTCGCCGGGCTGCAGGCCCAGGGAGCGCCGGCAATGGAAAGGTCGAAGCCTGATTGCCGGGCCATCTGCGGCGACGCTAGGTGTCGTCGGGCTGCAGCCCAAGGAGCGCCGGCAGTGTAAGAGGCGAATTGTCTTTCTGCCTAGCTGCCGGGCCATCATTGGTGACGCGAGAGGCCACTGAGTTGCTGCCACTGTGTTcgacggagagggggcgagaTGCCACGTCCCGCTGCAGTAGCCGTCGTGTTGGACGGAGAGGAGGGCGAGGTtccatgccgccccgctgcagccGTCGTAGACCAGTGAGTGGGGGCGAGGTtccatgccgccccgctgctgccgttatgttcgacggagagggggcgaggtccaaTGCCGCCCCGATGCAGCAATAGtgtcaacggagagggggcgaggtcccatgccgtcccgctgctgccgtttttATTCGTCGGAGAGAGGGGGAGGTCGCATTCCGTCCCCagttgcagcaccgacgtgttgttcccgacgtgaagggcgaaatgtgtgccgtccttgctgcagcaattgtaccaccgctacaGGATGCCATAACGGGCTGCTGGGATATGCTCTTCAGCCGGATGAGGCTTGCGGGACAAACCGGTCGCCGCCGGAGAGATCGCCAGCAGCAGAGTAGCAGCGTGCGGAACGAGTTGCTGGGAAATGCTCTCCTGCCGGATGAGGCTAGCGGGACATTACGGTCGCCGCCGGGGAGATATCCTGCAACGTCGTAGCAGCGTTGCGGTAGCCGGGTAGCGGGGTCGCAGCTTAGGAGCAGCATTTGCGCAAAAATGCCCCAGGACAAGGGTCTATGGCCGGAGGGTGTCACCACACCGATATTCCCTCAATGGAATATGCGCGTGTCGGTTCGACCCCCTCCGGATAAGTaaaagggggagatgttgtgggcagccgtgccgacccctggacttgccgtggtagTTGTGCTACCACTGGTCAATGTccaggggacgacagtgtgtcacgcacactgtcgtacgcacactaagcgcgggccgcttagtgtgtgttgtgcgctcGGACAAGCAAGTGTTGCGAGCAGCCGGTCGAGCAGGGCTCCCGGCAGGGCACGGTACGGCTGGCGCGCGGCCGAGTATTTTAGTGTGTATTGTGcttgttattatttatgatGTGTACTGTTATATTAGTGTTTTAATAAAGTACGTGATGCAAGCCAAAGACACAACAACTATAATTTCTTTACTTGGATCGTAATGTGTCAAAAGTAGATCAGATTTTAAAATTCGTTTGAACATTTGAAAAGCATTTTGACACTCAGGAGTCCACTGAAATGCCCCTTCCTTTTTCAACAACTCATCCAAGGGATACCGCAGATTGCGCATTTGTGGTACAAATCGACCGTAAAAATTGATTGCACCTAAGAAGGATCGCACCTCAGATAGCTGTTTTGGAGCCGGCATCTTGAGTATAGCCTCAACCTTAGTAGGGTCTGGTCGCAAACCGTTACGATCCAAAATATGTCCTAAATACTTTATCTCCTTTTTCATAAACGTACATTTCTCTCGTCTAATCTTAAACCCATGCTCACGCAGTCTGGTAAACACTGCTCGCAgattttgtctgtgtgtggtttcATCAACTCCACCTACTACGATATCATCCAGGTATGCGGCCACATCATTCAATCCCGACAACATAGTGTCCATGAGTTGCTGGAAGGCCCCTGGCGCAGATTTTATACCGGGTGGAAGGCGATTGTATACATATAAACCCCTATGGGTATTCACGGTAAGGAGCTCGCGGCAATTTTCCTCTACCTCTACTTGGAGAAAAGCGTCTGATAGGTCTATCTGACTAAAAATTTTCGACTGTCCTAATGCGGTAAAAATGTCTTCAGGGCGTGGAATCGGATACTGATGGGGTTGCAACGCGTCGTTCAGCCCCGTAGAATAGTCTCCACAGATGCGTATTGATCCGTTGGCCTTGCGCACTACCACAATAGGCGCGGCCCATGACGAATAATCTACGGGGGTGATAATTCCCTCTCGCTCCAGCCGATCCAATTCTCCATTAACAGCTGCCATCATAGCGTACGCCACCGGTCTCTTAGGACGAAAAACTGGTATCGCGCCTTCTTTTAGGACCAACTGGATTCTTCCTTTCTTGCAGCATCCTGGTTCATCTAAAAATAGATCTTCAAAATCTTTAAAATAGTTAGAACCCATGCTCACCGAAGACAGTTGGTTGCAAACAGTTGCCAGCGGTACGTTCCAGAGGTTGAAAATGTCCATCGCATCTCTTCCAAAAAGTGAGAGGTTCTCCGAGGCCACTCGTATTACACAATCTTCGCGTTGTTGGGCTAGTGTAATTTCAGCAGTAAACTCCCCAAGTAGATTCAGCTGCTCCCCCGATGCCGTTCTGGCCATTATCGTTGATGGTTTCAACACTGGTTCCCCCATCTGTTGCCACAATCTCGATGAAACGATGGTTATGTCTGCGCCGGTATCCACCATCATTCTCACCCTAGTTCGATTTATCAGCACATCGATGTTTCTTCCTCGCCCGCTTCCAACTTCCATAATCGTAACGCTTCTGATCgcactttttcttctgctcgcGTTCCAACGAAATGCCGAGCTACAGTAGCCTTCTTTGTGTCCCATAGTGTTGCAAATGGagcatttataatttttaagaTTGCACTTTATTGCATGATGGTCGCCTCCACACAGCCAGCAGCTTCTAGCGCGGCCATACTGATAGTTaggctgttgtgtgtgttgcatatTCTCGTAACCATTTTGTCTTCTACCATTTTGTCGATCATTGCTCTTTGCTACTGCTAACACTTTTTCTATGGGTGTTTTTTCTATCATTGCGCTATCCATTTTCAAATTTAGTACACGTTGGCACTCTTCCGTTAAATCTTCAAGGCGTACCTCCGGCCGGTTTTCTATTT
Coding sequences within:
- the LOC120901177 gene encoding uncharacterized protein K02A2.6-like translates to MARTASGEQLNLLGEFTAEITLAQQREDCVIRVASENLSLFGRDAMDIFNLWNVPLATVCNQLSSVSMGSNYFKDFEDLFLDEPGCCKKGRIQLVLKEGAIPVFRPKRPVAYAMMAAVNGELDRLEREGIITPVDYSSWAAPIVVVRKANGSIRICGDYSTGLNDALQPHQYPIPRPEDIFTALGQSKIFSQIDLSDAFLQVEVEENCRELLTVNTHRGLYVYNRLPPGIKSAPGAFQQLMDTMLSGLNDVAAYLDDIVVGGVDETTHRQNLRAVFTRLREHGFKIRREKCTFMKKEIKYLGHILDRNGLRPDPTKVEAILKMPAPKQLSEVRSFLGAINFYGRFVPQMRNLRYPLDELLKKEGAFQWTPECQNAFQMFKRILKSDLLLTHYDPSKEIIVVVSLACITYFIKTLI